One Clavelina lepadiformis chromosome 1, kaClaLepa1.1, whole genome shotgun sequence genomic region harbors:
- the LOC143463117 gene encoding inhibitor of nuclear factor kappa-B kinase subunit alpha-like isoform X2: protein MAKPMAKPMAYGSWENLKILGSGGFGQVSLWQNVKSKEKIAVKMCKQQLQERSLKRWQTEVEIMKKLDHPGIVKYHDVPTEIQDNYVRNYVALGMEYCEKGDLRKMLSEPENCCGLSEFQVRCLLNDIGSAISFLHKKHIIHRDLKPENIVMKHLDGGRLQYKIIDLGYAKDLNQYSCGTSFVGTLHYLAPEFFSPNLRYNETVDFWSFGLVAFECITGRRPFYPHIDAVQALPSLKAHKGDEHICTIQISESDFRYLSEIPRPHALNANLAARLEGWLQIMLRMEPTIRGMGESWYTQLQEILQEKHIQVFNTQCNEMISIPATASMKMPGLTEIIRKRTNTLESLLLFKNGVAPNPTVKAVDQCWKEPSPDGWTIYVYPLHQMYDAPQISLPSDVVRLNSEPRGKVCSSSICSLQALVISIQKRCTYCNSEVGELMKSQFFFMGYLQPNQLSLHGDIEQYSKLEEEGLTDDDFDKVMNEWYLQRQELKEWRSVAEHAGELHNSVSADLSQANGLLKRANDFAEKTKLKLNDKVKVSHQMHNSIKLKIRNASQHHSEINQQANLVTELQETMKDYARKFVCPLKEFFVDTLKTIGEQTRNLLECHQKLQDRVPEVLQMKQNIHDCCTKMRDYQQTRQQQLWEIVYIANAVKADLCRQMSGLLAPQHRANVATEMDQNHAQFSQLVEEIVNDNPISDINMLEWGYLDGLDSQSGISQRVAAPIVAKDSASQATSEANQNFSNNVPQQSLEVSPEGSVDQPPTSGPRLNPKNVT from the exons ATGGCTAAACCAATGGCCAAACCAATGGCATATGGATCTTgggaaaatttgaaaatactggGAAGTGGCGGATTTGGGCAAGTGTCTTTGTGGCAAAATGTGAAGAGTAAGGAAAAAATTGCTGTAAAAATGTGCAAGCAACAGTTGCAAGAAAGAAGCTTGAAAAGGTGGCAAACAGAG GTTGAAATAATGAAGAAGTTGGATCATCCTGGTATTGTAAAATATCATGATGTGCCCACGGAAATCCAAGATAATTATGTTAGAAATTATGTAGCTTTGGGTATGGAGTACTGCGAAAAGGGTGACCTAAGAAAG ATGTTAAGTGAGCCAGAAAATTGTTGTGGACTTTCTGAATTTCAAGTGAGATGCTTGCTGAATGATATTGGGTCTGCCATTAGTTTTCTTCATAAAAAACATATCATACACAG GGATTTAAAACCAGAAAACATTGTAATGAAACACTTGGATGGAGGCAGACTTCAATACAAAATAATTGATCTTGGTTACGCAAAAGATCTTAACCAGTATAGCTGTGGTACCAGCTTTGTGGGGACACTTCATTATCTG GCTCCTGAATTCTTTTCCCCAAATTTGAGGTACAATGAAACTGTGGACTTCTGGAGCTTTGGCCttgttgcatttgaatgtatCACTGGTAGAAGACCATTCTACCCTCACATTGATGCAGTACAGGCTTTGCCATCACTTAAAGCTCATAAGGGTGATGAGCATATATGCACCATTCAAATCAGTG aAAGCGACTTCAGATATTTGTCGGAAATTCCACGGCCACATGCTCTAAATGCCAATTTGGCTGCGAGATTGGAAGGCTGGTTACAAATCATGCTTAGAATGGAGCCAACCATAAGAGGTATGGGAGAAAGCTGGTACACACAATTACAGGAAATTCTTCAGGAGAAA CACATTCAAGTTTTTAACACTCAGTGCAATGAGATGATTTCAATTCCTGCTACAGCCTCTATGAAGATGCCTGGCTTAACGGAAATCATTCGGAAACGGACCAACACACttgaaagtttgcttttgtttaagaATGGTGTTGCACCTAATCCTACTGTCAAAGCTGTTGATCAATGTTGGAAGGAACCG TCCCCTGATGGATGGACTATTTATGTGTATCCCCTTCATCAGATGTATGACGCTCCCCAAATTTCTCTACCTTCAGATGTAGTTAGATTAAATTCTGAGCCCAGG GGCAAAGTGTGTTCCTCATCTATCTGCTCACTTCAGGCGTTAGTCATTAGCATACAGAAGCGGTGTACCTACTGCAATTCAGAAGTTGGAG aatTGATGAAAAGTCAGTTCTTCTTTATGGGCTATCTACAACCGAATCAGTTGTCACTGCATGGTGACATTGAACAGTATTCCAAGCTCGAAGAAGAAGGCCTTACAG ATGATGATTTTGATAAAGTTATGAATGAGTGGTATCTTCAACGTCAAGAGCTTAAAGAATGGAGATCTGTGGCTGAACATGCTGGTGAACTACACAATTCTGTCTCTGCTGACCTGTCCCAAGCTAATGGTTTACTCAAAAGAGCAAatgattttgctgaaaaaactaaactaaaattgAATGACAA GGTGAAGGTCTCTCATCAAATGCACAACAgcattaaattgaaaattcgAAATGCAAGTCAACATCATTCAGAAATAAACCAACAAGCCAATCTTGTCACCG aaTTGCAAGAAACTATGAAAGACTATGCGCGAAAGTTTGTTTGTCCATTAAAAGAATTCTTTGTTGATACTTTAAAAACCATTGGAGAGCAAACAAG GAATCTTTTGGAATGTCATCAAAAGCTTCAAGATAGAGTACCTGAGGTTTTGCagatgaaacaaaacattcaTGATTGTTGTACGAAGATGCGAGACTATCAACAAACCAGACAGCAACAACTTTGGGAGATCGTT TACATTGCCAACGCAGTAAAGGCCGATTTATGCCGCCAAATGTCAGGCTTACTTGCACCTCAACACAGAGCCAATGTTGCAACAGAAATGGATCAAAACCATGCTCA GTTTAGTCAACTTGTTGAAGAAATTGTAAATGATAATCCAATAAGTGACATCAACATGCTGGAATGGGGCTATCTAGATGGTCTGGACTCGCAGTCTGGCATCAGCCAACGTGTTGCTGCTCCCATAGTGGCCAAGGATAGTGCTTCTCAGGCCACATCCGAagcaaatcaaaattttagcaataacGTACCTCAGCAGAGTCTTGAAGTTTCTCCTGAAGGAAGTGTCGATCAACCGCCTACCTCTGGGCCACGACTTAACCCGAAAAATGTTACTTGA
- the LOC143463117 gene encoding inhibitor of nuclear factor kappa-B kinase subunit alpha-like isoform X1, protein MAKPMAKPMAYGSWENLKILGSGGFGQVSLWQNVKSKEKIAVKMCKQQLQERSLKRWQTEVEIMKKLDHPGIVKYHDVPTEIQDNYVRNYVALGMEYCEKGDLRKMLSEPENCCGLSEFQVRCLLNDIGSAISFLHKKHIIHRDLKPENIVMKHLDGGRLQYKIIDLGYAKDLNQYSCGTSFVGTLHYLAPEFFSPNLRYNETVDFWSFGLVAFECITGRRPFYPHIDAVQALPSLKAHKGDEHICTIQISESDFRYLSEIPRPHALNANLAARLEGWLQIMLRMEPTIRGMGESWYTQLQEILQEKHIQVFNTQCNEMISIPATASMKMPGLTEIIRKRTNTLESLLLFKNGVAPNPTVKAVDQCWKEPSPDGWTIYVYPLHQMYDAPQISLPSDVVRLNSEPRIKFNQREARNILNASTNFICNQGKVCSSSICSLQALVISIQKRCTYCNSEVGELMKSQFFFMGYLQPNQLSLHGDIEQYSKLEEEGLTDDDFDKVMNEWYLQRQELKEWRSVAEHAGELHNSVSADLSQANGLLKRANDFAEKTKLKLNDKVKVSHQMHNSIKLKIRNASQHHSEINQQANLVTELQETMKDYARKFVCPLKEFFVDTLKTIGEQTRNLLECHQKLQDRVPEVLQMKQNIHDCCTKMRDYQQTRQQQLWEIVYIANAVKADLCRQMSGLLAPQHRANVATEMDQNHAQFSQLVEEIVNDNPISDINMLEWGYLDGLDSQSGISQRVAAPIVAKDSASQATSEANQNFSNNVPQQSLEVSPEGSVDQPPTSGPRLNPKNVT, encoded by the exons ATGGCTAAACCAATGGCCAAACCAATGGCATATGGATCTTgggaaaatttgaaaatactggGAAGTGGCGGATTTGGGCAAGTGTCTTTGTGGCAAAATGTGAAGAGTAAGGAAAAAATTGCTGTAAAAATGTGCAAGCAACAGTTGCAAGAAAGAAGCTTGAAAAGGTGGCAAACAGAG GTTGAAATAATGAAGAAGTTGGATCATCCTGGTATTGTAAAATATCATGATGTGCCCACGGAAATCCAAGATAATTATGTTAGAAATTATGTAGCTTTGGGTATGGAGTACTGCGAAAAGGGTGACCTAAGAAAG ATGTTAAGTGAGCCAGAAAATTGTTGTGGACTTTCTGAATTTCAAGTGAGATGCTTGCTGAATGATATTGGGTCTGCCATTAGTTTTCTTCATAAAAAACATATCATACACAG GGATTTAAAACCAGAAAACATTGTAATGAAACACTTGGATGGAGGCAGACTTCAATACAAAATAATTGATCTTGGTTACGCAAAAGATCTTAACCAGTATAGCTGTGGTACCAGCTTTGTGGGGACACTTCATTATCTG GCTCCTGAATTCTTTTCCCCAAATTTGAGGTACAATGAAACTGTGGACTTCTGGAGCTTTGGCCttgttgcatttgaatgtatCACTGGTAGAAGACCATTCTACCCTCACATTGATGCAGTACAGGCTTTGCCATCACTTAAAGCTCATAAGGGTGATGAGCATATATGCACCATTCAAATCAGTG aAAGCGACTTCAGATATTTGTCGGAAATTCCACGGCCACATGCTCTAAATGCCAATTTGGCTGCGAGATTGGAAGGCTGGTTACAAATCATGCTTAGAATGGAGCCAACCATAAGAGGTATGGGAGAAAGCTGGTACACACAATTACAGGAAATTCTTCAGGAGAAA CACATTCAAGTTTTTAACACTCAGTGCAATGAGATGATTTCAATTCCTGCTACAGCCTCTATGAAGATGCCTGGCTTAACGGAAATCATTCGGAAACGGACCAACACACttgaaagtttgcttttgtttaagaATGGTGTTGCACCTAATCCTACTGTCAAAGCTGTTGATCAATGTTGGAAGGAACCG TCCCCTGATGGATGGACTATTTATGTGTATCCCCTTCATCAGATGTATGACGCTCCCCAAATTTCTCTACCTTCAGATGTAGTTAGATTAAATTCTGAGCCCAGG ATAAAATTTAACCAACGAGAAGCACGAAATATCTTAAATGCTTCAACCAACTTCATTTGCAACCAGGGCAAAGTGTGTTCCTCATCTATCTGCTCACTTCAGGCGTTAGTCATTAGCATACAGAAGCGGTGTACCTACTGCAATTCAGAAGTTGGAG aatTGATGAAAAGTCAGTTCTTCTTTATGGGCTATCTACAACCGAATCAGTTGTCACTGCATGGTGACATTGAACAGTATTCCAAGCTCGAAGAAGAAGGCCTTACAG ATGATGATTTTGATAAAGTTATGAATGAGTGGTATCTTCAACGTCAAGAGCTTAAAGAATGGAGATCTGTGGCTGAACATGCTGGTGAACTACACAATTCTGTCTCTGCTGACCTGTCCCAAGCTAATGGTTTACTCAAAAGAGCAAatgattttgctgaaaaaactaaactaaaattgAATGACAA GGTGAAGGTCTCTCATCAAATGCACAACAgcattaaattgaaaattcgAAATGCAAGTCAACATCATTCAGAAATAAACCAACAAGCCAATCTTGTCACCG aaTTGCAAGAAACTATGAAAGACTATGCGCGAAAGTTTGTTTGTCCATTAAAAGAATTCTTTGTTGATACTTTAAAAACCATTGGAGAGCAAACAAG GAATCTTTTGGAATGTCATCAAAAGCTTCAAGATAGAGTACCTGAGGTTTTGCagatgaaacaaaacattcaTGATTGTTGTACGAAGATGCGAGACTATCAACAAACCAGACAGCAACAACTTTGGGAGATCGTT TACATTGCCAACGCAGTAAAGGCCGATTTATGCCGCCAAATGTCAGGCTTACTTGCACCTCAACACAGAGCCAATGTTGCAACAGAAATGGATCAAAACCATGCTCA GTTTAGTCAACTTGTTGAAGAAATTGTAAATGATAATCCAATAAGTGACATCAACATGCTGGAATGGGGCTATCTAGATGGTCTGGACTCGCAGTCTGGCATCAGCCAACGTGTTGCTGCTCCCATAGTGGCCAAGGATAGTGCTTCTCAGGCCACATCCGAagcaaatcaaaattttagcaataacGTACCTCAGCAGAGTCTTGAAGTTTCTCCTGAAGGAAGTGTCGATCAACCGCCTACCTCTGGGCCACGACTTAACCCGAAAAATGTTACTTGA